In a single window of the uncultured Pseudodesulfovibrio sp. genome:
- a CDS encoding D-aminoacylase yields the protein MSIRIENARIIDGTGSPATPGTVRVENGVITHVGQDAPEADQTIDAEGRVVCPGFIDTHSHSDLVVMEDPFIWPKIRQGVTTEILGQDGISMAPLPGKHIPAWRKNLSGLEGESETLDWTWETTDGYLARLEESGAGTNLCYLAPHGNVRMEAMGLDDRKAGPEDLKRLQDVLRRELEAGAFGLSTGLIYPPCTYADKAEMEALCSVAAEFGRPLVIHQRSEADTILESMDEVLDIARTTGVHVHFSHFKICGKYNADKFEKVLGLLDKAADDGLKVTIDQYPYVAGSTMLGAILPPWAHAGGTDKLLERLADEEARARMLRDIRDGIPGWDNFVAFAGVDGIFVTSTRTRANADAIGKTLVQLGEMRGKPPLEAALDLLLQEENAVGMVDFYGLEEHVKAFMARPEMNVCTDGLLGGTPHPRTYGAFPRVLGKYVREEKVMPLETAIRKMTGKPAETFKIDKRGLLKPGYHADIVLLDPDTVRDNGTYTEPRQHPTGIDLVMVNGTILHGPDAPETPSPSGRVLRLGR from the coding sequence ATGAGCATCCGTATCGAAAACGCCCGCATCATCGACGGCACCGGCAGCCCGGCCACGCCCGGCACCGTGCGCGTCGAGAACGGCGTCATCACTCACGTGGGCCAGGACGCGCCCGAGGCGGACCAGACCATTGACGCCGAGGGGCGCGTGGTCTGCCCCGGGTTCATCGACACCCACTCCCACTCGGACCTGGTGGTCATGGAGGACCCGTTCATCTGGCCCAAAATCCGCCAGGGCGTGACCACGGAAATCCTGGGCCAGGACGGCATCTCCATGGCCCCCCTGCCGGGCAAGCATATTCCGGCCTGGCGCAAGAACCTGAGCGGCCTGGAAGGCGAGTCCGAGACTCTGGATTGGACCTGGGAGACCACCGACGGCTACCTTGCGCGTCTGGAAGAGTCCGGCGCGGGCACCAACCTGTGCTACCTCGCCCCGCACGGCAACGTGCGCATGGAGGCCATGGGGCTGGACGACCGCAAGGCCGGTCCCGAAGACCTGAAACGGCTTCAGGACGTGCTGCGGCGCGAACTGGAGGCCGGGGCCTTCGGGTTGTCCACCGGGCTGATCTATCCGCCCTGCACCTACGCGGACAAGGCCGAGATGGAAGCGCTGTGCTCGGTGGCCGCCGAGTTCGGCCGCCCGCTGGTCATCCACCAGCGCAGCGAGGCCGACACCATCCTCGAATCCATGGACGAAGTGCTCGACATAGCCCGCACCACGGGGGTGCATGTGCACTTCTCGCACTTCAAGATCTGCGGAAAGTACAACGCCGACAAGTTCGAAAAAGTCCTCGGTCTTCTGGACAAGGCCGCCGACGACGGCCTCAAGGTGACCATCGACCAGTACCCATATGTGGCGGGCTCGACCATGCTCGGCGCGATCCTGCCCCCCTGGGCTCATGCGGGCGGCACGGACAAGCTTCTGGAGCGCCTCGCCGACGAAGAAGCCCGTGCCCGAATGCTCCGCGACATTCGCGACGGCATTCCCGGCTGGGACAACTTCGTGGCCTTTGCGGGCGTGGACGGCATCTTTGTCACCAGCACGCGTACCCGGGCCAACGCCGACGCCATCGGCAAGACCCTGGTCCAGCTTGGCGAAATGCGCGGCAAACCGCCGCTGGAAGCCGCCCTCGACCTTCTGCTGCAAGAAGAAAACGCGGTCGGCATGGTCGATTTCTACGGTCTGGAAGAGCACGTCAAGGCGTTCATGGCCCGCCCGGAAATGAACGTCTGCACCGACGGCCTGCTCGGCGGCACGCCCCACCCGCGCACCTACGGGGCCTTCCCCCGCGTACTCGGCAAATACGTGCGCGAAGAAAAGGTCATGCCGCTCGAAACCGCCATCCGCAAGATGACCGGCAAGCCCGCTGAAACCTTCAAAATTGATAAACGAGGCCTGCTCAAGCCCGGCTACCACGCCGACATCGTCCTGCTCGATCCGGACACTGTGCGCGACAACGGCACCTACACCGAACCGCGCCAACACCCCACCGGCATCGATCTGGTCATGGTCAACGGCACCATCCTCCATGGACCCGACGCCCCGGAGACTCCTTCCCCCTCCGGGCGGGTGCTGCGCCTAGGCAGATAA
- a CDS encoding YgeY family selenium metabolism-linked hydrolase translates to MPNQEKYCNLSVALCQELVSLPSVSGEESDVAKALAAAMEANGFHKVSEDRYGNVVGRIKGNKPGPCILFDGHMDVVPVPDPSAWTQAPFGGDIVDGKVYGRGTSDMKGALSAMVGAAAWFAKETKGKFAGEICVAGVVHEELFEGIAAREISQAVKPDFVIIGEASELNLKIGQRGRAEIVVETMGVPAHSANPDAGVNAVHLMTDLIREIDKIQEPSQEVLGKGICVLTDIKSTPYPGSSVVPSGCRATYDRRLLVGETPESVLAPINEAIARLSEANPDFKAKAYFAKGKEKCYTGVHIQGERFFPGWLFDKDAPFVTAALDGLKEAGLEPGLSHYSFCTNGSHYAGEAGIRTLGYGPSRENLAHTIDEHIEVDQLHKVTVGYKAIIEALLACE, encoded by the coding sequence ATGCCGAATCAGGAAAAATACTGCAACCTGAGCGTGGCTCTGTGCCAGGAGCTGGTCTCCCTGCCCAGCGTTTCCGGTGAGGAGAGCGATGTTGCCAAGGCTCTGGCCGCGGCCATGGAGGCCAACGGCTTCCACAAGGTCAGCGAAGACCGCTACGGCAACGTGGTCGGCCGCATCAAGGGCAACAAGCCCGGCCCGTGCATCCTGTTCGACGGGCACATGGACGTGGTCCCGGTTCCCGACCCGTCGGCCTGGACACAGGCTCCGTTCGGCGGCGACATCGTGGACGGCAAGGTCTACGGCCGGGGCACCTCGGACATGAAGGGCGCCCTGTCCGCCATGGTCGGAGCCGCCGCATGGTTCGCCAAGGAGACCAAGGGCAAGTTCGCGGGTGAAATCTGCGTGGCGGGCGTGGTCCACGAGGAACTCTTCGAGGGCATCGCCGCACGCGAAATCTCCCAGGCGGTCAAGCCGGACTTCGTCATCATCGGCGAAGCCTCGGAACTGAACCTGAAGATCGGCCAGCGCGGCCGCGCCGAGATCGTGGTCGAAACCATGGGCGTGCCCGCCCACTCGGCCAACCCGGACGCGGGCGTCAACGCCGTGCATCTGATGACCGACCTGATCCGCGAGATCGACAAGATCCAGGAGCCGTCCCAAGAAGTTTTGGGGAAGGGCATCTGCGTGCTCACGGACATCAAGTCCACGCCCTACCCCGGCTCGTCCGTGGTGCCCAGCGGCTGCCGGGCCACCTACGACCGTCGACTGCTGGTGGGCGAAACCCCGGAATCGGTCCTGGCCCCCATCAACGAGGCCATCGCCCGTCTGTCCGAAGCCAACCCGGACTTCAAGGCCAAGGCGTACTTCGCCAAGGGCAAGGAAAAGTGCTACACCGGCGTCCATATCCAGGGCGAACGGTTCTTCCCCGGCTGGCTGTTCGACAAGGACGCGCCCTTCGTGACCGCCGCCCTGGACGGACTCAAGGAGGCGGGGCTGGAACCGGGCCTGTCCCACTACTCGTTCTGCACCAACGGCTCCCACTACGCGGGCGAGGCGGGCATCCGCACCCTGGGCTACGGCCCGTCCCGCGAGAACCTGGCCCACACCATCGACGAGCACATCGAGGTGGACCAGCTGCACAAGGTCACCGTGGGCTACAAGGCCATCATCGAGGCCCTGCTGGCCTGCGAATAA
- a CDS encoding pyridoxal-phosphate dependent enzyme, which translates to MLDLTINPQGLESAVACAREKNIIIPTLEQMCHPEKIPAAIKEKLASVGLWDLNPINLFRISWKNEPAVSGGAYAGVNHIELPSSLTGVDARIVLLVGKWFPTGAHKVGAAFGCLAPRLVTGQFDPRKQKAVWPSTGNYCRGGAYDSNLLGCESIAILPEGMSQERFDWLSKVAGETIKTPGSESNVKEIFDKCWELRKSGDDIMIFNQFDDMGNYLWHYTVTGRAMTELIESLSDDAQKHFRGVVLSTGSGGTLASGDYLKQQFANVKVAACEALQCPTLLNNGFGAHRIEGIGDKHVPWVHNVRNTDMVIAVDDEVPMNLIRLFNEPAGIEALKENGVPAEIAENLHQLGISSVANMISAVKFAKYYELGKDDVVLTVATDSMEMYQSRLAELTEEKGEYDAKDAAYSRGMMAATTIDNMQELGYYDRKRIHNLKYYTWIEQQGMAFEDIQAQWYDENYWTSVQKLAPEVDKLINEFNAKTGLLEG; encoded by the coding sequence ATGCTTGACCTGACCATCAATCCGCAGGGCCTGGAAAGTGCCGTGGCCTGTGCGCGCGAGAAGAATATCATCATCCCGACCCTGGAACAGATGTGCCACCCGGAGAAGATCCCGGCAGCCATCAAGGAGAAGCTCGCCTCCGTGGGGCTGTGGGACCTCAACCCCATCAACCTTTTCCGCATCTCCTGGAAAAACGAGCCCGCCGTGAGCGGCGGCGCCTACGCCGGGGTCAACCACATCGAACTGCCCTCCTCCCTGACCGGAGTCGACGCCCGCATCGTCCTGCTGGTGGGCAAGTGGTTCCCCACCGGAGCCCACAAGGTCGGCGCGGCTTTCGGCTGCCTGGCTCCGCGTCTGGTCACCGGACAGTTCGATCCGCGCAAGCAGAAGGCCGTCTGGCCGTCCACCGGCAACTACTGCCGTGGCGGCGCGTACGACTCCAACCTGCTCGGCTGCGAGTCCATCGCCATCCTGCCCGAGGGCATGAGTCAGGAGCGCTTCGACTGGCTGTCCAAGGTTGCGGGCGAGACCATCAAGACCCCGGGTTCCGAGTCCAACGTTAAGGAAATCTTCGACAAGTGCTGGGAGCTGCGCAAGAGCGGCGACGACATCATGATCTTCAACCAGTTCGACGACATGGGCAACTACCTGTGGCACTACACCGTGACCGGCCGGGCCATGACCGAACTGATCGAATCCCTGTCCGATGACGCCCAGAAGCACTTCCGGGGCGTGGTCCTGTCCACCGGCTCCGGCGGCACCCTGGCCAGCGGCGACTACCTCAAGCAGCAGTTCGCCAACGTCAAGGTGGCCGCCTGCGAGGCGCTGCAGTGCCCCACCCTGCTGAACAACGGCTTCGGCGCGCACCGCATCGAGGGCATCGGCGACAAGCACGTGCCCTGGGTCCACAACGTGCGCAACACGGACATGGTCATCGCCGTGGACGACGAAGTCCCCATGAACCTCATCCGTCTGTTCAATGAACCCGCCGGCATCGAGGCGCTCAAGGAGAACGGCGTACCCGCCGAGATCGCCGAGAACCTCCACCAGCTGGGCATCTCCTCGGTGGCCAACATGATCTCCGCCGTCAAGTTCGCCAAGTACTACGAGCTGGGCAAGGACGACGTGGTCCTGACCGTGGCCACGGACTCCATGGAGATGTACCAGAGCCGCCTGGCCGAGCTGACCGAGGAAAAGGGCGAGTACGACGCCAAAGACGCCGCCTACTCCCGGGGCATGATGGCCGCCACGACCATCGACAACATGCAGGAGCTTGGCTACTACGACCGCAAGCGCATCCACAACCTCAAGTACTACACCTGGATCGAACAGCAGGGCATGGCCTTCGAGGACATCCAGGCCCAGTGGTACGACGAGAACTACTGGACCAGCGTCCAGAAGCTGGCCCCCGAGGTGGACAAGCTCATCAACGAATTCAACGCCAAGACCGGCCTGCTCGAGGGCTAG
- the thrC gene encoding threonine synthase: MNKTSRPDHITGMRCTICGRTYQPGEVDYVCPNHGNEGILDIEYDYDAIGRQISPQSLAQDRTCSQWRYRPLLPVLPDTPAPAATVGWTPLYETPRLAKALGLNALYVKDDSRQPTGSLKDRASALAVMKAREAGADMITTASTGNAAAALAGMCAASDMDCTIFVPRSAPRAKVAQLLAYGARVFLVDGSYDDAFELCLKAADKYGWYNRNTGFNPYMAEGKKTAAFEICEQLNWQCPDAVFVGVGDGCIISGLHKGFMDLFRMGWVDRIPRLMGVQAEGSDFLYRCWKEGADPVTFPAIQAHTVADSISAGLPRDRRKAVAAVNGTGGAFLRVSDEAILAAIPELARSTGVFAEPAGASPLAGLHAALDQDLVARDETCVLLVTGSGLKDVDATIKACDAAPSIIAPTLDALGDALSDAQGITQRNQES, encoded by the coding sequence ATGAATAAGACATCCCGGCCCGATCACATCACAGGCATGCGCTGCACCATCTGCGGCAGAACCTACCAGCCCGGCGAGGTGGACTACGTCTGCCCGAACCACGGTAACGAGGGCATCCTGGACATCGAATACGACTACGACGCCATCGGGCGACAAATTTCCCCGCAAAGTCTGGCCCAGGACAGAACGTGCAGCCAGTGGCGCTATCGCCCGCTGCTTCCGGTTCTGCCCGACACCCCGGCCCCGGCCGCAACAGTGGGCTGGACCCCGCTCTACGAGACCCCGCGCCTGGCCAAGGCCCTGGGGTTGAACGCCTTGTACGTCAAGGACGACTCCCGCCAGCCCACCGGCTCCCTCAAGGACCGGGCCAGCGCCCTGGCCGTGATGAAGGCGCGCGAGGCCGGAGCGGACATGATCACCACCGCCTCCACCGGCAACGCTGCCGCCGCCCTGGCGGGCATGTGCGCGGCAAGCGACATGGACTGCACCATCTTCGTGCCTCGCTCGGCCCCAAGGGCCAAGGTGGCGCAGCTGCTGGCCTACGGCGCACGGGTATTCCTGGTGGACGGCAGCTACGACGACGCCTTCGAACTGTGCCTCAAGGCGGCCGACAAATACGGCTGGTACAACCGCAACACCGGCTTCAATCCCTACATGGCCGAGGGCAAGAAGACCGCCGCCTTTGAGATCTGCGAGCAGCTGAACTGGCAGTGCCCGGACGCCGTGTTCGTGGGCGTGGGCGACGGCTGCATCATCTCCGGCCTGCACAAGGGGTTCATGGACCTTTTCCGCATGGGCTGGGTGGACCGCATCCCCCGGCTCATGGGCGTGCAGGCGGAAGGCAGCGATTTCCTGTACCGTTGCTGGAAGGAGGGTGCCGACCCGGTGACCTTCCCGGCCATCCAGGCCCACACCGTGGCCGACTCCATTTCCGCGGGGCTGCCCCGCGACCGCCGCAAGGCCGTGGCCGCGGTCAACGGCACGGGCGGGGCCTTCCTGCGCGTGTCCGACGAAGCCATCCTCGCGGCCATCCCCGAACTGGCCCGCTCGACCGGCGTATTCGCCGAACCTGCCGGGGCCTCCCCTCTGGCCGGGCTGCACGCGGCGCTGGACCAGGACCTTGTGGCCCGCGACGAGACCTGCGTGCTGCTCGTGACCGGCTCCGGGCTCAAGGACGTGGACGCGACCATCAAGGCGTGCGACGCCGCGCCTTCGATCATCGCCCCCACACTCGACGCTCTTGGGGACGCCCTCTCGGACGCCCAGGGCATTACTCAACGCAATCAAGAATCATAA
- a CDS encoding DctP family TRAP transporter solute-binding subunit: protein MRIGKKLTVLIAVAALMLCSAQGALAAKVIKMHHLNKNGAFDNPSGAAAVVFKNLVESGTNGEVQVQIFPSGQLGKDAEVVQQVKDGIIQLGVHSVGAVGSVYPMISVLDVPFAFPNHAVAYEVFDGPFGKKLAGDITAKTGMKCLGFSDSGGFFQFTNSNHPIKTLEDMKGLKIRTMGLDTHKMLVSSLGGQPVSIAWSEVYTSLQTGVADGQMNPVPIVEFAKLYEVQKYLTISNHLFAPHVWMMNMDFYNSLTPAERQVVESAAKTAIVVSRGIANAIEASDRGLPFLSSKMEVYTLPESEKERFRAASQPVVMKYLEEHFGDEGKEMLNAFLDAIKEASK from the coding sequence ATGAGAATCGGTAAAAAACTGACTGTCCTGATCGCTGTCGCGGCTCTGATGCTGTGCTCGGCCCAGGGCGCGCTGGCCGCCAAGGTCATCAAGATGCACCACCTGAACAAGAACGGCGCCTTTGACAACCCGTCCGGCGCGGCCGCCGTGGTCTTCAAGAACCTGGTCGAGTCCGGCACCAACGGCGAAGTCCAGGTCCAGATCTTCCCGAGCGGCCAGCTCGGCAAGGACGCCGAAGTCGTCCAGCAGGTCAAGGACGGCATCATCCAGCTGGGCGTGCACTCCGTCGGCGCCGTGGGCAGCGTCTACCCCATGATCTCCGTGCTCGACGTGCCGTTCGCCTTCCCGAACCACGCCGTTGCCTATGAAGTCTTCGACGGTCCCTTCGGCAAGAAGCTGGCCGGCGACATCACCGCCAAGACCGGCATGAAGTGCCTGGGCTTCTCCGACTCCGGCGGGTTCTTCCAGTTCACCAACTCCAACCACCCGATCAAGACCCTGGAAGACATGAAGGGCCTGAAGATCCGTACCATGGGCCTGGACACCCACAAGATGCTCGTGTCCTCCCTGGGCGGCCAGCCCGTGTCCATCGCCTGGTCCGAGGTCTACACCTCCCTGCAGACCGGCGTTGCCGACGGCCAGATGAACCCGGTGCCCATCGTCGAGTTCGCCAAGCTGTATGAAGTCCAGAAGTACCTGACCATCTCCAACCACCTGTTCGCTCCCCACGTCTGGATGATGAACATGGACTTCTACAACTCCCTGACCCCGGCCGAGCGCCAGGTCGTCGAGAGCGCTGCCAAGACCGCCATCGTGGTCTCCCGCGGCATCGCCAACGCCATCGAGGCGTCCGACCGCGGCCTGCCCTTCCTGTCCTCCAAGATGGAGGTCTACACCCTGCCCGAGTCCGAGAAGGAGCGCTTCCGCGCCGCTTCCCAGCCGGTCGTCATGAAGTACCTCGAAGAGCACTTCGGCGACGAGGGCAAGGAAATGCTGAACGCCTTCCTGGACGCCATCAAAGAGGCCTCCAAGTAA
- a CDS encoding TRAP transporter large permease, protein MLTVAIIFFGLLLIGVPIGFVLGIAGVAGLVQVGGDNFLVMAPKRFFEGLNLFTFMAMPFFILAGEIMNRVGMTQRIANLADALVGYLRGGLAHSNMLASVLFAGMTGAAVSDTAAFGNTLVPAMVKQGYTRPFACAVTAAGSIIGPTIPPSNLMVIYGSLAGVSIAGLFAAGILPGLLICLVCMALIVALGRKLGLPKKEGSPSLREILSAFKGSILAMIMPAIILGGILGGIVTPTEAAAIAVFYALFVGVVIHRNLTFNDIVEMLIRTARITGVVFLIIASASILSWWMTFMQIPQQIADVFLSLSTTPWMIKGMILIMLLVIGMFMDINAALIILTPMLGTLTQAIGMNPVHAGVMIVLTLNISLMTPPVGACIFVLSSVTGERIERISAALWPFILVEVGVLVITTFWTDLAMFFPKLLLDM, encoded by the coding sequence CGGACTCGTCCAGGTGGGCGGAGACAACTTCCTGGTCATGGCTCCCAAACGATTCTTCGAGGGGCTGAACCTGTTCACCTTCATGGCCATGCCCTTCTTCATCCTGGCGGGTGAAATCATGAACCGCGTGGGCATGACCCAGCGCATCGCCAACCTGGCCGACGCGCTGGTGGGCTACCTGCGCGGCGGCCTGGCCCACTCGAACATGCTCGCTTCGGTGCTGTTCGCAGGCATGACCGGCGCGGCCGTGTCGGACACCGCCGCCTTCGGCAACACCCTGGTCCCGGCCATGGTCAAGCAGGGCTACACCCGCCCGTTCGCCTGCGCGGTCACCGCCGCGGGATCGATCATTGGCCCGACCATCCCGCCGTCCAACCTGATGGTCATCTACGGCTCGCTGGCCGGTGTTTCCATCGCCGGACTGTTCGCTGCGGGCATCCTGCCCGGCCTGCTCATCTGCCTGGTGTGCATGGCCCTGATCGTGGCGCTCGGGCGCAAGCTCGGCCTGCCCAAGAAGGAAGGCAGTCCCTCCCTGCGCGAAATCCTTTCCGCCTTCAAGGGCAGCATTCTCGCCATGATCATGCCCGCCATCATCCTTGGCGGCATCCTGGGCGGCATCGTCACCCCCACCGAGGCGGCGGCCATCGCGGTTTTCTACGCCCTGTTCGTGGGCGTGGTCATCCACCGCAACCTGACCTTCAACGACATCGTGGAGATGCTCATCCGCACGGCCCGGATCACCGGCGTGGTCTTCCTGATCATCGCTTCTGCGTCGATCCTGAGCTGGTGGATGACCTTCATGCAGATCCCGCAGCAGATCGCGGACGTATTCCTGTCCCTGTCCACCACCCCGTGGATGATCAAGGGCATGATCCTGATCATGCTGCTGGTTATCGGCATGTTCATGGACATCAACGCGGCGCTGATCATCCTGACGCCCATGCTCGGCACCCTGACCCAGGCCATCGGCATGAACCCGGTGCACGCGGGCGTAATGATCGTCCTGACCCTGAACATCTCGCTCATGACCCCGCCCGTGGGGGCCTGCATATTCGTGCTCTCCTCGGTCACCGGCGAGCGCATAGAGCGCATCAGCGCCGCACTGTGGCCGTTCATACTCGTGGAGGTCGGCGTGCTCGTCATCACCACCTTCTGGACGGACCTAGCAATGTTTTTCCCCAAACTTCTGCTCGACATGTAG